One segment of Thermodesulfobacteriota bacterium DNA contains the following:
- a CDS encoding iron-containing alcohol dehydrogenase, giving the protein MSDFEKIITNWNYPTSIRFGAGRISELASVCKEFQIKKPLLITDPGIAKLPMVESVLQATGKKGISTGIFFDIKPNPTGKNVEDGLKAYRENGYDGVVAFGGGSALDVAKAIALVSGQKQPLWDFEDIGDNWSKADPNGIAPIIAVPTTAGTGSEVGRASVIVQEETHLKKIIFHPKMLPTVVISDPALTLGLPNDLTAATGMDALSHCLEAYCAPGYHPMADGIAVEGIRLITKWLPVAVRDGKNLEARSHMLVAASMGATAFQKGLGAMHSLAHPLGAIYDVHHGLLNAILMPYVLQFNRSAIEAKMTLLAAYLNLPKPSFEAIVKLILNLRKEFNMASNLSKLGINDSRVDEIAQKAVNDPTASTNPIPMKEKDMKQVFLSALVG; this is encoded by the coding sequence ATGTCTGATTTTGAGAAAATAATTACCAACTGGAACTATCCGACTTCGATACGATTCGGAGCAGGAAGGATTAGTGAACTGGCGTCTGTTTGTAAAGAATTTCAGATTAAAAAACCATTATTAATCACTGATCCTGGAATCGCCAAACTTCCAATGGTTGAATCTGTTTTGCAGGCGACAGGTAAAAAAGGAATCTCAACGGGCATCTTTTTTGATATTAAGCCCAATCCTACCGGGAAAAATGTGGAAGACGGACTAAAAGCATACCGCGAAAACGGGTATGACGGGGTCGTCGCGTTTGGTGGCGGAAGCGCCCTGGACGTCGCCAAAGCGATCGCTCTGGTTTCCGGTCAAAAGCAGCCATTATGGGATTTTGAAGATATCGGTGATAACTGGAGCAAAGCCGATCCCAACGGGATCGCACCGATTATTGCGGTTCCTACCACCGCCGGGACCGGTTCGGAAGTCGGACGCGCTTCGGTAATTGTACAGGAAGAAACCCATTTAAAAAAAATTATCTTCCACCCCAAAATGCTGCCGACAGTTGTCATTTCTGATCCGGCATTGACCCTTGGTCTTCCAAACGATCTCACCGCTGCAACCGGAATGGATGCGCTGTCACATTGTTTGGAAGCCTATTGCGCGCCTGGATATCATCCCATGGCAGATGGAATCGCAGTGGAAGGAATCCGCTTGATCACCAAATGGCTCCCGGTGGCTGTCAGGGATGGAAAAAACCTGGAAGCCCGCAGTCACATGCTGGTGGCAGCCAGTATGGGGGCGACCGCATTTCAGAAAGGCCTGGGAGCGATGCATTCTTTGGCGCATCCTCTTGGGGCTATTTACGATGTTCATCATGGATTGTTGAACGCGATCTTAATGCCATATGTGTTGCAGTTCAACCGATCCGCAATCGAAGCTAAAATGACCCTGCTTGCCGCTTATTTGAATCTTCCAAAGCCTTCCTTTGAGGCGATTGTCAAACTGATACTCAACCTGCGTAAAGAATTTAATATGGCTTCCAATTTAAGTAAACTGGGGATCAATGACTCGCGTGTAGATGAAATAGCCCAAAAAGCAGTAAATGACCCCACCGCTTCGACCAATCCAATACCTATGAAAGAAAAAGACATGAAACAGGTCTTTCTGTCGGCTTTAGTCGGGTAA
- a CDS encoding MFS transporter yields the protein MNTISTAPSRSPFSIPNIRLFIAFKVLFNSRFYYPVFTILFLDFGLTVAQFSILNAVWAATIVLTEVPSGALADIIGRKRLLVFAAFIMIVEIGIISFIPKADPLVIFMVFLVNRVLSGLAEAAASGADEAIAYDSLASQGNPDQWGRVLEVLIRFQSIGFIVAMSVGAAIYDPVLLEKICRFFGLAVKLSQETTMRFPLYLTFFLAVLAFITTLKMEEPACESSSSDCGTKQISQAFGLTLKAGFWILKTPFALSVILFGMLFDGIIRMTVTLSSQYYRMIELPESTFGIIGSLVAMLGLVIPKMAKKIAENRSPSFSLWITAGLTIAGLSTMSFFWPYAGLLPALVTFGSMYFTGFFVSFYINQITSSDQRATVLSFKGLSYNISYGVLGIFYALLLKIKKQGIDSAQVENIVFKDTFSWFPIAFSVWFFILITIYFLWFNRPSSLPKEE from the coding sequence TTGAATACCATATCAACAGCGCCATCTCGCTCACCGTTTTCCATCCCCAACATCCGGTTGTTTATTGCCTTTAAGGTTTTGTTCAATTCAAGATTCTACTATCCGGTCTTTACCATTCTGTTCCTTGATTTCGGCCTGACTGTGGCGCAGTTTTCCATCCTCAACGCCGTCTGGGCAGCCACCATTGTCCTTACCGAAGTTCCCTCAGGTGCTCTGGCTGATATTATCGGAAGGAAACGACTCCTTGTCTTTGCAGCATTCATTATGATTGTAGAAATCGGTATCATCAGTTTTATACCAAAAGCAGATCCTTTGGTTATTTTCATGGTTTTCCTGGTCAACCGGGTGTTAAGCGGCTTGGCAGAAGCGGCTGCCAGCGGTGCGGATGAAGCCATCGCCTATGATTCCCTGGCCTCTCAAGGAAACCCTGATCAGTGGGGCAGAGTTCTGGAAGTTTTAATACGATTTCAATCCATCGGGTTTATTGTTGCCATGAGCGTAGGTGCAGCTATTTATGATCCGGTCCTGCTGGAAAAGATTTGCCGGTTTTTCGGCCTTGCGGTAAAGCTGTCTCAGGAAACCACCATGCGATTTCCTTTATACCTTACATTTTTCCTGGCAGTTCTTGCATTTATCACTACCCTCAAAATGGAAGAACCGGCTTGTGAATCTTCTTCATCCGATTGCGGAACAAAGCAAATCAGCCAGGCCTTTGGTTTAACCCTAAAAGCAGGTTTCTGGATTTTAAAAACCCCCTTTGCCCTGTCTGTCATCCTTTTTGGAATGCTGTTTGACGGCATTATCAGAATGACGGTCACGCTGTCCAGCCAATACTACAGGATGATCGAACTGCCGGAATCCACTTTCGGTATTATTGGATCGCTGGTCGCCATGCTGGGGCTGGTAATTCCTAAAATGGCGAAAAAAATCGCAGAAAACCGTTCCCCGTCATTTTCCCTGTGGATCACAGCCGGATTAACCATCGCAGGTCTTTCAACAATGAGCTTTTTCTGGCCCTATGCCGGTTTGTTACCCGCTTTGGTCACTTTCGGTTCGATGTATTTCACCGGTTTTTTTGTAAGCTTTTATATTAACCAGATCACATCATCCGATCAAAGGGCGACGGTCTTGAGTTTTAAAGGGCTGTCCTACAATATTTCTTATGGGGTATTGGGTATTTTTTATGCCCTGCTGTTAAAAATCAAAAAGCAAGGTATTGATTCAGCACAAGTTGAAAATATAGTTTTTAAGGATACGTTTTCCTGGTTTCCCATTGCCTTTTCGGTCTGGTTTTTCATTTTGATAACCATCTATTTTTTGTGGTTCAATAGACCCTCATCACTGCCCAAGGAAGAATAA
- a CDS encoding SO_0444 family Cu/Zn efflux transporter gives MSVIYQILKESWLIYLDVAIYMLFGFFVAGILYVFFKAEKIKQYLGTSKIKPVILSALFGIPIPLCSCGVVPVATALKKQGANSGAALSFMIATPESGVDSIAVSWAMLDPIMTVIRPVAGFITAVSTGIAENIFGADDTSNKQDMIKKTGACDCAQGSCTVIPRDGKTLPVRLINGIKYGYGELLTDIAKPFTIGIFVAGLITFLFPDDLTLWANDHNFLSMLAMLAAGIPMYVCATASTPIAAALILKGLNPGAALVFLLAGPATNAATINIIKNIFSTRVLVIYLSMITICSLATGLFVDWLYAFYAVEASAVIGQAAQIFPQHIQLIAAAILTVLIVVNVIANFNQRAVTDA, from the coding sequence ATGTCGGTTATATACCAAATCTTAAAAGAATCTTGGCTGATTTATCTTGATGTGGCGATTTATATGCTGTTTGGTTTTTTTGTTGCAGGCATCCTGTATGTCTTTTTCAAAGCGGAAAAAATTAAACAATACCTTGGAACCAGCAAAATAAAACCTGTCATTTTATCCGCACTCTTTGGAATACCCATCCCTTTATGCTCTTGTGGGGTGGTACCAGTGGCCACAGCTCTTAAAAAGCAAGGGGCCAATAGCGGTGCCGCATTATCCTTTATGATTGCCACCCCTGAATCCGGCGTGGATTCCATAGCCGTATCCTGGGCCATGCTGGACCCGATCATGACAGTGATTCGACCCGTTGCCGGATTTATTACTGCGGTTTCCACGGGAATTGCCGAAAATATTTTTGGAGCCGATGATACCTCCAATAAGCAAGATATGATAAAAAAAACCGGTGCCTGCGACTGTGCCCAAGGCAGCTGTACAGTTATCCCGCGAGACGGTAAAACCCTGCCTGTAAGATTGATTAATGGAATTAAATATGGTTATGGGGAATTGTTGACTGATATTGCCAAGCCCTTTACCATCGGAATCTTCGTCGCCGGTCTGATTACCTTCTTGTTCCCGGACGATCTTACCCTCTGGGCCAATGATCACAATTTCTTATCCATGCTGGCCATGCTGGCAGCAGGAATTCCCATGTATGTCTGTGCCACAGCATCCACACCCATTGCAGCCGCCCTGATACTGAAAGGCCTGAATCCCGGTGCAGCACTGGTGTTCTTGCTGGCCGGCCCTGCAACCAATGCGGCAACCATAAATATTATTAAAAATATATTCAGCACACGGGTCCTGGTGATATATTTATCAATGATTACCATTTGCTCTCTTGCCACGGGCCTTTTTGTTGACTGGCTGTACGCCTTTTATGCCGTTGAAGCAAGTGCGGTTATCGGGCAGGCTGCCCAAATCTTTCCCCAACATATCCAATTGATTGCTGCCGCCATATTGACGGTACTCATCGTTGTCAATGTGATCGCAAATTTCAACCAACGGGCTGTAACGGATGCCTGA